The Trichosurus vulpecula isolate mTriVul1 chromosome 3, mTriVul1.pri, whole genome shotgun sequence genome includes a window with the following:
- the LOC118844893 gene encoding 40S ribosomal protein S23 — translation MGKCRGLRTARKLRSHRRDQKWHDKQYKKAHLGTALKANPFGGASHAKGIVLEKVGVEAKQPNSAIRKCVRVQLIKNGKKITAFVPNDGCLNFIEENDEVLVAGFGRKGHAVGDIPGVRFKVVKVANVSLLALYKGKKERPRS, via the coding sequence ATGGGTAAGTGCCGTGGTCTTCGTACTGCTCGAAAACTCCGAAGCCACAGGAGAGACCAAAAGTGGCATGACAAACAATACAAGAAAGCTCATTTGGGCACTGCCTTGAAGGCCAACCCGTTTGGAGGAGCATCTCATGCCAAAGGGATTGTCTTGGAAAAAGTTGGTGTGGAAGCCAAACAGCCCAACTCTGCCATCAGGAAGTGTGTGAGAGTCCAGCTGATTAAGAATGGCAAAAAAATCACTGCCTTTGTTCCCAATGATGGCTGCTTGAACTTtattgaggaaaatgatgaagttTTGGTTGCTGGATTTGGTCGAAAAGGTCATGCTGTTGGTGATATTCCTGGAGTCCGATTCAAGGTTGTGAAAGTTGCAAATGTTTCTCTTCTGGCCTTGtacaaaggcaagaaggaaagacCAAGATCATAA